The Haloplanus sp. GDY1 genomic sequence TGACGATCCGATGTCCGGTGACCCACCCGATCAGGCACGATCCACGGCCGTCGAGCAACTGAAGGCACTCGGCCTCAGTACCTACGCCGCCCGGACGTTCGTCGCGCTCGTCAGCCTCGGCGAAGGGACTGCTCGGGAGGTGAGTGACGTCGCCGACGTCCCCCGAACGCGGGTGTACGACGCGGTCGACGAACTCCGTGACCGCGGTCTCGTCGACGTGAAGCAGTCGAGTCCACAGCGGTTCTGGGCCATTTCGACGGAGACGACGGGTCGGCATTTCGAACAGGAGTACGACCACCGAGTGACCGCCCTGACGGGCGCGCTCGATCGGCTCGAAACCGCGGGCCGTACCACCGAACAGCGCGGCGTCTGGACGGTGACCGGCCGGGACGTCGTGACCGAGCGCGTGGTCGATTTCATCTCGACGGCTGACGACGAGGTCGTCTACATGACTGCCGAGGAGCTCCTAACCGAGGAGATCACGGCACACATCTCCCGTGCGAGCGACCGTGGGGTGTCGATCCGCCTCGCCGAGATGTCCCAGTCCGCCGAAGATCGGCTCGAACGGCGGGTCCCCGAGGCGCAACTGTTCGAGTCGCTGTGGGACTGGTCGGAGACGCCCGCCGGACGCCTCCTCATGGTCGACCAGGAGCAGACCCTCGTGAGCGTCCTCGTCGACGGGGACGGTGACCACCCGCCCGAACCGCGCGACGAAACCGCCATCTGGGGCACGGGCGAGATGAACAGCCTCGTCGTCGTGCTGAAAGCCCTGTTCACCTGGCAACTCGACGACGGTCGCGAGTAAAATCAGCGAGCAGTCACTCGGATACTCACAACAGTACCGTCCGGACACCGCTCGAAGGGTCGGCAACGGAACCCGTACTGGTCTCTTCCGCCGTTGTTTCCGCGGCCGCCGATCGGCCGATCACCGATCTGGCACCTCCGTGGAGAACGCTCCACGCAGGGGCACTCGATACGCCGCTCGACGGACGCCCTCAGTGAACGGGACGGAAGCATGGAACTCCACGCCCACGACGACCTCCTGGGGAAGGAGAACCGGAGACTCGACAGACGACGCCGACACCCGCGTCGGGACCCCGGATCCCCGACCGGTGCGGTTCGGAACGCGATCGGTTCCAGGGCCGGTCGCTCTCGCAGTCGACGCATCGCTCTCGACTTCCGGACCGGTATCCGCTCGTCCGACGGGGTCGGTGGTCGCCGCCCGCCGGGCCAAGCTACTTGCCCGCAGCGATCCAACGGACGGTATGGCGATCACGCTCTACGCGCTCGACGGCTGTCCGTACTGCGAGACGGTTCACGACGCCCTGTCGGCCAACGACGTCGAGTACGAGACGGTGTGGGTGGAGGCGCTGCACTCCGAACGGAACGAGGTCAAGCGGGTCAGCGGCCAGCGGGCGGTCCCCGTCCTCGTGGACGACGACCACGGCGTCACCATGGCCGAGAGCGACAACATCCTGCAGTACGTCGAGCGAACCCTCGCATGAAGATCTACACCGGCCGCGGCGACGAGGGCATGACCGACCTCCGGGACATGTCACGCGTCTCGAAGACGAGTCCCCGGATCGAGGCCTACGGCACCGTCGACGAGGCGAACGCGCTCCTCGGGACGATCCGGCCGACGGGCTACGACGACGTCGACGACCGCCTCGAACGGATCCAGAACCACCTCCACGTCGTGCAGGCGGACTTCGCCAACCCCGACCCGGACGACGACGACCCGGTCGTCCGCGAGGCCCACGTCGAGGAACTGGAGGGCTGGATCGACGAGGCCGACGAGGAACTCGACCCGCTGGAGTCGTTCGTCCTTCCCACGGGAAGCGAGGCCGGCGCCGCCCTCCATCACGCCCGGACGGTCGTCCGCCGGGCCGAGCGGCGGGCGGTCGACCTCGCCGGCACCGACCCCGTGAACGCCGAGGCCATCGCCTACCTGAACCGGCTCTCGGACGCCCTCTTCACGTTCGCTCGGCTGGTGAACCGTCGCGACGGCGTCCGCGAGGATCGGCCGACGTACTGAGCCCGCGGGCGATCACACCCCACAAAAGCTATATTTGTCGTTCCCGTTCGGTCATATATGAACAAGCACTTCGAAGACGCGCTGTACTACATCGGACGGGCCGGCGAACACGCGAAGGAGGGCGTGATGGAGGAACTCGACCCCCTCGAAGCCCGGTTCCGGGAGCTCACCGGCAAGGAGGAGGAGCCGGAGCCGTCCCGATTGGAGAAGCTGCAGGACGACCTGAAGAACCTGGAGGCGCGCGCCGAGGGCGAGACGAAGACGGCCATCCAGGACGCTCGCGAGCGCATCCGCCAGTACCGGTCGTCGGAGTAAGACAACCCTTAAGTCGGCGTCGGCAGTACCTCCGTGCTGCCGGGTTGGTGGTCTAGTCCGGTTATGACGGCTCCTTCACACGGAGCAGGCCGGCGGTTCGAATCCGCCCCAACCCATCCTCTTATACGACTTTTCGACGCATAGCACGAGCGCTTGAACGCCGACCTGTCAGTACTCCCGAGCGGTTCTGGAGGTGGTCGGCGTGAGCGAGGTCGTCGAACTCGACCCGCCGATCTGTGAATACTGTGGCGAGTTCATTCTCTCCGATGACCAGGAGTGCTCGGCGCAGACCGAGGGGAGGTGCCACCCATGAACGACGAGGTTGCCGCGGAGTGCTTCCGGTGTGGGGCTCCCGCGACCCAGTCGTTCGGTGGGGAATACCTCTGTTTGGATTGCACCGACGCCGTCGAGACGGCTGAGACCTCCTCAGAACCTACAGCGGCAGATAAATTCGGTAGTCCGCATTCGGAGTCCTACCCCGTCCCGAGCGTCGAGCAGGACACGTACCCTGACGACCTCCTTGATGTCCACCAGTGGCTCGCGTGGCTCCCCACCGAGGACGGGCGGAAGGTTCCCCGCGCGCCATACGTCCATCGTGACCACCCAGAGTGGTTCGTCGATTCGCAGGATCCTGGCGTGTGGAGCGACTTCAGTACGGTCAAACACGCCGCCGATTGGGACGGCTTCGGTGTCGCGTTCGTCATTCAAAACCCGAATAACGACGAGTACGGTCACGAGGGTGATCCATACGTCCTCATCGACTACGACGACGTCCGCGACCCCGAGACTGGAGCGATCCACCCCACCGTTGACAAACATGTCGATCGAGCCGACTCCTACGCCGATGTCTCGACGAGCGGGACGGGCGTCCACATCTTCTGTCGGGGCGAACTCCCCGAGGGCGTGAAAGTCGTCGAGGCCGCGCTTCCCCATGACGAGCGGTTCCCTGACGCGG encodes the following:
- a CDS encoding cob(I)yrinic acid a,c-diamide adenosyltransferase yields the protein MKIYTGRGDEGMTDLRDMSRVSKTSPRIEAYGTVDEANALLGTIRPTGYDDVDDRLERIQNHLHVVQADFANPDPDDDDPVVREAHVEELEGWIDEADEELDPLESFVLPTGSEAGAALHHARTVVRRAERRAVDLAGTDPVNAEAIAYLNRLSDALFTFARLVNRRDGVREDRPTY
- a CDS encoding DUF7553 family protein gives rise to the protein MNKHFEDALYYIGRAGEHAKEGVMEELDPLEARFRELTGKEEEPEPSRLEKLQDDLKNLEARAEGETKTAIQDARERIRQYRSSE
- a CDS encoding glutaredoxin family protein, coding for MAITLYALDGCPYCETVHDALSANDVEYETVWVEALHSERNEVKRVSGQRAVPVLVDDDHGVTMAESDNILQYVERTLA
- a CDS encoding TrmB family transcriptional regulator, translated to MSGDPPDQARSTAVEQLKALGLSTYAARTFVALVSLGEGTAREVSDVADVPRTRVYDAVDELRDRGLVDVKQSSPQRFWAISTETTGRHFEQEYDHRVTALTGALDRLETAGRTTEQRGVWTVTGRDVVTERVVDFISTADDEVVYMTAEELLTEEITAHISRASDRGVSIRLAEMSQSAEDRLERRVPEAQLFESLWDWSETPAGRLLMVDQEQTLVSVLVDGDGDHPPEPRDETAIWGTGEMNSLVVVLKALFTWQLDDGRE